CATTATCTTGTTGTTTAATTTAAAAGCTGGTTAGAATTAAGATGTGAGATTTTTCTCTCACATCTTAATTCTATTTTTCAGGGTACATTACATACTATAGAAAAATGAGAAAACTAAAATGTAGATGGTTAGCATTATTCTTTACTTGCATTACCAGAAACATTTAGGGTAAACTAAGAAGGTTAAAAATGGTTGTTAAGGAGGAAATAATGACAAATCCAACAATAGCGATTGTTGGCAGACCTAATGTAGGAAAGTCAACAATTTTCAATCGAATTGCCGGAGAGCGAATTTCTATTGTAGAAGATGTTCCAGGAGTTACAAGAGATCGAATTTATGCAACTGGTGAATGGTTAGGCCAGGCATTTAGTATAATTGATACAGGTGGAATTGATTTAGGAAATGAACCTTTTATTGAACAGATTAAGCAACAAGCAGAAATTGCCATTGAAGAGGCGGATGTGATTCTTTTTATTACAAGTATTCGAGAAGGAATAACAGATGCAGACGAATTAGTTGCAAAAATATTATATAGAAGTAATAAACCGATTATTTTAGCTGTGAATAAAGCAGATAATCCAGAACTTAGAAGTGAAGTTTATGAATTTTATTCGCTTGGATTAGGAGATCCTATTCCAATCTCTGGTAGCCATGGATTAGGGATCGGTGATATGCTTGATGAGGCAATCAACTATTTTTCACAGGAAGAAATAGAGGAAGACGAAGATATCATCAAATTTAGCTTAATTGGTCGTCCAAATGTTGGAAAATCCTCTTTAATTAATGCTATTTTAGGTGAGGAACGTGTTATTGTTTCAGAAATTGAAGGAACAACAAGAGATGCCATTGATACGTATTTTACATCACCAAATGGACAAAAATTTTTAATGATTGATACAGCTGGAATGCGAAAACGTGGTAAGGTTTATGAAAACACTGAAAAATATAGTGTAATGCGAGCAATGCGGGCAATCGAACGCTCAGATATTGTCTTAATGGTATTAAATGCACAAGAAGGCATTCGTGAGCAAGATAAACGCGTTGCTGGGTATGCTCATGAAGCTGGACGTGGAATAATTATTTTGGTGAATAAATGGGATGCTGTAGAAAAAGAAACCAATACTTTACATGAGTTTGAAGAAGAAATTAGAAATGAATTTCAGTATTTAGATTATGCGCCTATTTTATTTGTTTCTGCAAAAACAAAACAACGATTAAATAAATTACCCGCATTAATTGAAGAAGTGAGTATGGGACAAAATTTACGTATACCGTCTTCCTTATTAAATGATGTCATTATGGATGCTGTTGCAATGAATCCCACACCAACTGATAAAGGAAAACGATTGAAAATTTTTTATGCAACACAGGTAGCTGTAAAGCCACCAACCTTTGTTGTTTTTGTAAATGAAGAAGAATTAATGCATTTTTCTTATACAAGATTTTTAGAAAATCAAATTCGTAAGGCCTTTATGTTTGAAGGGACACCGATTAAAATTATTCCTAGACGAAGAAAATAGAGCATTTTATCACATTTTTTTTAAAACTTCAAACAAATTAGAAAAGTTTGTAAAAAAATGATCTTTTTAGCAAAAAAGCGGTCAACCTCATTTAAAAATCTTGCTATTACAGCTTTCCTATGATATCGTGATAACAGATATTGAGCTAAATCAATATTACTATTGCTAATTTAAAAATTCAACATGCAATAGGATGTCGATGTTATTTCTAACATTATCTCTTATATAGGGAGGTGAAAATATCCATGGCAAATAAAGCAGAATTGATTGATAATGTAGCTTCCACAACTGGGTTGTCAAAAAAAGACGCAACCTCAGCAGTAGACGCTGTTTTTGCAACGATCCAAGAATCTCTTGCTAAAGGTGAAAAAGTCCAATTAATCGGTTTTGGTAATTTTGAAGTACGTGAACGTGCAGCTCGTAAGGGACGCAACCCACAAACTGGTGATGAAATCCAAATCGAAGCAAGTAAAGTACCTGCATTTAAACCAGGCAAAGCATTAAAAGATGCTGTAAAATAATCAAACAGTTATAATTTATTAAATTATTAAGAGAGAATGAAACAATTGACCATTTAGCAATTGTTTCATTCTCTCTATTTTTAGTATAGATTAACTATTTAATTGTTATTTCCCATACATAAGGGATCAATTTGTGTTTTGATTAAAATTTTTTTGTTTTAATAAAGTAGAAAATGTATAATGAAAATACAATAAAATTACTTAAGTTTATTTTGTAATGAAAAAAGAGGGAATGACTATGACCTATAGTGAAAAAATATTAGAAGCTTTAGAAAATGAAGAATGGATAGAAGCACAACAACTTCTAGCAAAAGCTTTGTATACAGACGATGCAGAAACACTAATAGAATTGGGAGAAGCACTTCAATCACTTGGTTTTTTAGATGAAGCCAAACAAGTTTTTGAACACCTTGTGACCCTCTTTCCTGAGCTGAAAGGATTAAATATTCCATTAGCTGAAATTGCTATTGAAAATAATAAAATCGATGAGGCTTTCGAACTATTGGAGGAAATAGACAATAAAGATGACAGTTATATTGAACGTTTGTTAGTAACAGCTGACTTGTATCAAGTTTTAAACATGCCAGAAGTCAGTGAAGCTAAATTAAAAGAAGCTCAAAAATTGGCTCCTGATAATTCTTTATTGCTCTTTGCTTTGGGTGAATTATATTTTGTTACTAGTCAATTTACACAGGCAATAGATGCCTATCACTCATTATTAGATGAAAATATACAAACAATAGCAAATGTTTCCATCAATGAACGTCTAGGAAATAGTTATAGTCATCTAGGTGCATTCGAAGTGGCCGTTCCCTATCTAGAAAAAGCATTGGTTGAGGGAGAAACAGATGATCGGCTCTTTCAATTGGCGTTTACCTATTTACAATTACATGAAAACCAAAAAGCAATTCCGCTTTTACAAAAGCTTCGTGAAGTCAATGCTCATTATCAATCTTTGTATCTATATTTAGCTGAGGCGTTGCAAGAGGAAGAACAAATTGCAGAAGCACAAGAAGTCATCGAGGCTGGGATAAAGGAAGACACTTATCAGGTAGCATTTTATCATTTTGCCTCTGAAAATGCTTATCGCTTACACGATGTAGCAAAGGCAGAAGGGTATTTGAAACAGGCTTTAACCATAGATGAACAACAAGATGACACCTTATTAACACTAAGTAATTTGTACCTATCTGAAGAACGTTATGAAGAAGTAATTGCAACACTTGAAAAATTGGAAGATAAAGATCATCCATATCGTGCATGGAATTTAGCTCATGCGTACAATGAATTAGAAGAGTATCAAGCCGCTAATCTTAATTATCAACAAGCTTACCAAGAACTAGCACATGAACCAGATTTTCTAAAGGAATACGCACTGTTTTTAAGAGAAGATGGCCAAACAGCAAAAGCGAAAGAAGTACTTCAGCAATATTTACACTATGCTCCAGATGATTTAGAAATGACCAATTTAGCAGATAATGATTAATTGTCTATCAAAAAGATGTTAAATTAAAAATAGAGATTGACAAGAACTCATTTTCTTTCTTTTTTATTTGGAAATATCCATTGAAAGATTAAGTAAAGCGTGGAGAAACCAAAGGTTGCTTGGTTTCTCTCTTAATTATGGTGTTAGAACGACATAATAGACAAATCTTTTCGATATTTAATTTATTTTCGTTGTTTTTTACTTAAATAATTTCTTGTTGGTCTTGCATAAGTAAACCCTTCACCAATAGCTTCATGAACATTTAAGACAGAAATGAATGCTTTCTCATCTAAATTATGAATAATTAATTTAATTTCAGTAATTTCACTAGGACTTACAACGACATAAAGAATTTTTCTATCAATTTGGGAATAGCCACCTTCACCTTGCAAATAAGTTACTCCCCGCTTTAATGAAAACATAATCACTTCACCAATATCCTCTGCATGATCTGAAACAATTAACATTCCTTTAGCAGAATAGGATCCATCAATCACAAAATCAACAATTTGAGTGAAGACAAATGAAACAATTAAGGTATACATCATGCGTTTAACGTCAATATAGGTCAAAGAGAGCGAAAGAACAATGACGTCAAAAATAAGTAGTGAACGTCCCATACTAATTCCCAAATTTTTCTCTAAAATTCTGGCAATAATATCCGTACCCCCTGTTGTTCCCAAAAAACGATAAACAACGCCACTACCTAAACCACCTATCAATCCCGCTAGCAAGGAAGCGATCAACAAATCATGATCTAAATTAATGACAATTGGAAATTTTTGCCAAAACCATAGAAAAAACGATAAAGCAACCGTTCCAAGAATTGTATAATAAAAGGAACGTTTCCCAAGAATTTTACCGCCAATCAAAATAAGTGGTATGTTAATGATTAATGTTGAGTAGGCAGGATTAATATAAAACAGCGCCCGCAAAATTAGTGTTATTCCTGTTACACCACCTTCAGCTAGGTGATTAGCAATATTAAAAGTAACAATGCCAAACGCATAAAGACAAGTGCCAAATAAAATAAAAATAATATCTTGTATGCGAAAACTTTTTTCTTTTATCGGTTCCATAAAATCACGACCTTTCTAATTACTTACTTTATCACGTCGTTAAAAAAACAACAAGCTGGCTTATTATCATAAAAACAATGAGAAGAATCTTTCCACCTAGCAAAGATTTTGTTAAGATAGATAGAAGGAGAAGGGAAGGGGCATGATTATGAAAGAAAAGGAAGAAAAACTTTCACTTTATGCAATGCAAAAAGAAGTCGATACTTATATTCAACAATTTAAAATTGGCTATTTTTCACCTTTAGCACAAACCGCTCGTTTAACAGAAGAGATCGGTGAATTAGCTAGAGAAGTTAATCACTTGTATGGTGAAAAAACCAAAAAAGCAAGCGAACAACCTAAAACGGTCGAAGAAGAACTAGGGGATGTTTTATTTGTTTTAATCAGTATGGCAAATTCATTAAATATTGACTTAACAGATGCCTTTCAAGATAGTATGAAAAAATTTAATCAACGTGATAGTGAGCGATTTGAACGAAAGAAGGATCAATAATATGTATAGAATAGGTGCAAGTAAGATGGTCAGATTGGATGAAATAAAATGAAATTGACCAAACTTCCAATCGAATTTACTGAAGCAACGCCGATTATTAAAAAAATACAAAAAGGTGGATATGAAGCTTATTTTGTTGGAGGAAGCGTTCGTGATGTATTGTTAAATAAACCTATTCATGATGTAGATATTGCTAGTAGTGCTTATCCTGAGGAAATTAAGCAACTATTCAGACGAACAATCGATGTTGGGATTGAACATGGGACTGTTTTAGTTTTACATGGCAGTAAACAGTATGAGATTACCACCTTTCGAACAGAATCTACTTATCAAGATTTTAGACGACCAGATACAGTAACCTTTGTTCGTTCATTAAGTGAAGATTTAAAGCGAAGAGATTTTACAATCAATGCCTTGGCATTAGATAGATCTGGACAAGTGATTGATCAATTTGATGGTATTTCGGATATAGAAAATAAGGTAATTCGAGCAGTTGGTGATCCAAAAGCTCGTTTTCATGAAGATGCTCTTCGAATGATGCGTGCGCTACGTTTTGCTAGTCAATT
The genomic region above belongs to Melissococcus plutonius ATCC 35311 and contains:
- the der gene encoding ribosome biogenesis GTPase Der, translating into MTNPTIAIVGRPNVGKSTIFNRIAGERISIVEDVPGVTRDRIYATGEWLGQAFSIIDTGGIDLGNEPFIEQIKQQAEIAIEEADVILFITSIREGITDADELVAKILYRSNKPIILAVNKADNPELRSEVYEFYSLGLGDPIPISGSHGLGIGDMLDEAINYFSQEEIEEDEDIIKFSLIGRPNVGKSSLINAILGEERVIVSEIEGTTRDAIDTYFTSPNGQKFLMIDTAGMRKRGKVYENTEKYSVMRAMRAIERSDIVLMVLNAQEGIREQDKRVAGYAHEAGRGIIILVNKWDAVEKETNTLHEFEEEIRNEFQYLDYAPILFVSAKTKQRLNKLPALIEEVSMGQNLRIPSSLLNDVIMDAVAMNPTPTDKGKRLKIFYATQVAVKPPTFVVFVNEEELMHFSYTRFLENQIRKAFMFEGTPIKIIPRRRK
- a CDS encoding tetratricopeptide repeat protein; the protein is MTYSEKILEALENEEWIEAQQLLAKALYTDDAETLIELGEALQSLGFLDEAKQVFEHLVTLFPELKGLNIPLAEIAIENNKIDEAFELLEEIDNKDDSYIERLLVTADLYQVLNMPEVSEAKLKEAQKLAPDNSLLLFALGELYFVTSQFTQAIDAYHSLLDENIQTIANVSINERLGNSYSHLGAFEVAVPYLEKALVEGETDDRLFQLAFTYLQLHENQKAIPLLQKLREVNAHYQSLYLYLAEALQEEEQIAEAQEVIEAGIKEDTYQVAFYHFASENAYRLHDVAKAEGYLKQALTIDEQQDDTLLTLSNLYLSEERYEEVIATLEKLEDKDHPYRAWNLAHAYNELEEYQAANLNYQQAYQELAHEPDFLKEYALFLREDGQTAKAKEVLQQYLHYAPDDLEMTNLADND
- a CDS encoding nucleotide pyrophosphohydrolase, with amino-acid sequence MIMKEKEEKLSLYAMQKEVDTYIQQFKIGYFSPLAQTARLTEEIGELAREVNHLYGEKTKKASEQPKTVEEELGDVLFVLISMANSLNIDLTDAFQDSMKKFNQRDSERFERKKDQ
- a CDS encoding HU family DNA-binding protein, translating into MANKAELIDNVASTTGLSKKDATSAVDAVFATIQESLAKGEKVQLIGFGNFEVRERAARKGRNPQTGDEIQIEASKVPAFKPGKALKDAVK
- a CDS encoding YitT family protein, with the translated sequence MEPIKEKSFRIQDIIFILFGTCLYAFGIVTFNIANHLAEGGVTGITLILRALFYINPAYSTLIINIPLILIGGKILGKRSFYYTILGTVALSFFLWFWQKFPIVINLDHDLLIASLLAGLIGGLGSGVVYRFLGTTGGTDIIARILEKNLGISMGRSLLIFDVIVLSLSLTYIDVKRMMYTLIVSFVFTQIVDFVIDGSYSAKGMLIVSDHAEDIGEVIMFSLKRGVTYLQGEGGYSQIDRKILYVVVSPSEITEIKLIIHNLDEKAFISVLNVHEAIGEGFTYARPTRNYLSKKQRK